A region from the Paenarthrobacter aurescens genome encodes:
- the recR gene encoding recombination mediator RecR — translation MYEGAVQELIDELGRLPGVGPKSAQRLAFHILEADPEDMKRLVTAITTVKERVKFCSVCFNVTEQETCNICRDQRRDPSVICVVEESKDVLAVERTRSFRGRYHVLGGAINPIAGVGPEQLRIRELLTRLNDGAIQEIIIATDPNLEGEATATYLARMLKSIGITVTRLASGLPVGGDLEYADEVTLGRAFEGRRNALL, via the coding sequence GTGTACGAAGGTGCAGTTCAAGAGCTGATTGATGAGCTCGGCCGGCTTCCCGGTGTGGGTCCAAAATCAGCACAGCGCCTGGCGTTCCACATTCTTGAGGCCGACCCTGAGGATATGAAGCGCCTGGTCACGGCCATCACCACGGTCAAGGAACGCGTGAAGTTCTGCTCCGTGTGCTTCAACGTGACCGAGCAGGAAACGTGCAACATTTGCCGTGACCAGCGCCGTGACCCGTCGGTCATCTGCGTGGTTGAGGAGTCCAAGGACGTCCTGGCCGTGGAGCGCACGCGGTCCTTCCGCGGCCGCTATCACGTGCTGGGCGGGGCCATCAATCCCATAGCGGGCGTTGGCCCGGAGCAGTTGCGTATCCGCGAACTCCTCACCCGCCTCAATGACGGCGCCATTCAGGAGATCATCATCGCCACGGATCCCAACCTTGAGGGCGAAGCCACAGCCACGTACCTTGCGCGGATGCTCAAGTCGATCGGCATCACCGTGACGCGTCTGGCCTCCGGCCTGCCCGTGGGTGGAGACCTGGAGTATGCCGACGAAGTCACGCTCGGCCGGGCCTTTGAAGGCCGGCGTAACGCGCTGTTGTAG
- a CDS encoding DNA polymerase III subunit gamma and tau, with product MTVTTALYRRYRPDSFADVIGQEHVTEPLMTALRKNRVNHAYLFSGPRGCGKTTSARILARCLNCAEGPTDTPCGKCPSCIELARGGSGSLDVIEIDAASHGGVDDARDLRERATFAPVRDRYKIFIIDEAHMVTSAGFNALLKIVEEPPEHIKFIFATTEPDKVIGTIRSRTHHYPFRLVPPEPLMQYLELLCQQENVPVAPGVLSLVIRAGGGSVRDTLSVLDQLMAGAGPNGLDYELAVALLGYTHASLLDDIVDAVAAADSATVFRAVDRVIQTGHDPRRFVEDLLERFRDLIIVQAMPESAQAILRGMPADQIARMRNQATNLGAAELSRAADVTNTALTEMTGATSPRLHLELLCARILLPSAEQTERGIAARIDRVERRLNYTGDAGAPAVAAASPAAAATTPSAPAATAAPATTETPAIPEQSAAAQSVPVQSVPAQIAPASSVPAQSVPAPAVPVQPAAGNSPAGQPGADHSAVQQSADAGSRDSITAPRVSTNDWPVEDRPGAGRPQQAAASQQAPTPQAAAPAQAQAPAQAAAPAPAPTQAPAQAAAPAPAPTQAPAQAAAPAPAPTQAPAQAAASAPAPTPGAGGTGDVEALRRAWPDVLQTLTKIKRSTWALVEPNAQVAQFDGQVLTLAFTTGGLAGAFGRADHSENLRQAIHKTIGIDCQIVAVAGGNSSASSEPNPKAPTSRETPAAAAPTGAPTSGGVGSPATTAGGTPAPSPVSAVDSAWGLAPASAPAAQATAAVTAPAQVERTESAPASRAQASPAPASPAPTPGAAPTASAAPTPSATAAEPISSTPPAPEPLQPSGDYSYSDDDWGPPLDEDAPPLDEEPPADWEPPSGYGRGNSQPAPAPAREATPAQSIPTQAPSAATAPRASSNTVSEDPWSRAVEQAPGTWVVGTESNVGKKPAEDTAPAAQTTPDYQPAAAQVPAPTQPADTAPGVYGHPTNAEQNPSSSWDVAPASSWPGTQSMPDPAGGSEPSTNSFTAGSSPSTAPAPATWPSLAVQSEEAHGSVATLEEGAPSGSPNGRQSLYQRLTNSPEAQAGRVQAPVRTQAAPAAVTEDIPSPEDETIEESRVFGRAAVERILGGKLIEERALDGSPLQPR from the coding sequence GTGACTGTTACAACTGCCCTGTATCGAAGGTACCGCCCGGACTCTTTCGCGGACGTTATCGGGCAGGAACACGTCACGGAGCCGCTGATGACGGCGCTCCGCAAGAACCGCGTGAACCACGCCTACCTCTTCTCCGGTCCCCGCGGTTGTGGCAAGACCACATCGGCGCGCATCCTTGCACGCTGCCTGAACTGCGCCGAGGGCCCCACGGACACCCCCTGCGGCAAGTGCCCCAGCTGCATCGAACTGGCGCGCGGCGGGTCCGGCTCGCTGGATGTCATCGAGATCGACGCCGCCAGCCATGGTGGTGTTGACGACGCCCGCGATCTCCGCGAGCGCGCAACCTTCGCTCCGGTCCGGGACCGCTACAAAATCTTCATCATTGACGAGGCCCACATGGTCACGTCGGCTGGCTTCAACGCGCTTCTGAAGATCGTCGAAGAGCCGCCGGAACACATCAAGTTCATCTTCGCCACCACGGAGCCGGACAAGGTGATCGGAACCATCCGCTCCCGCACGCACCACTACCCGTTCCGCTTGGTCCCGCCCGAGCCGTTGATGCAGTACCTTGAACTCCTCTGCCAGCAGGAGAACGTTCCGGTAGCCCCCGGCGTGCTCTCCCTGGTTATCCGTGCGGGTGGCGGCTCTGTCCGCGATACGTTGTCCGTCCTGGATCAGCTCATGGCCGGCGCCGGACCTAACGGCCTGGACTACGAGCTCGCTGTTGCCCTGCTCGGCTACACGCACGCCTCGTTGCTCGATGACATCGTGGATGCTGTTGCTGCGGCCGACTCCGCCACCGTTTTCCGGGCAGTTGACCGGGTCATCCAGACGGGCCACGATCCCCGGCGATTCGTTGAGGACCTGCTGGAGCGCTTCCGGGATCTCATCATCGTCCAAGCCATGCCCGAGAGCGCCCAGGCAATCCTCCGTGGAATGCCTGCGGACCAGATCGCCCGCATGCGCAACCAGGCAACCAACCTTGGAGCGGCTGAGCTGTCCCGCGCCGCGGACGTTACCAACACCGCGCTGACCGAGATGACCGGTGCCACGTCGCCGCGCCTGCACCTTGAACTGCTGTGCGCACGCATTCTCCTACCCAGCGCCGAGCAAACGGAGCGAGGCATCGCTGCCCGCATCGACCGCGTTGAACGTCGCCTGAACTACACGGGCGACGCCGGTGCCCCCGCTGTTGCTGCCGCCTCACCCGCAGCTGCGGCTACTACGCCATCGGCACCTGCCGCGACTGCTGCGCCTGCAACGACGGAAACTCCCGCCATCCCGGAGCAGTCCGCTGCCGCACAGTCCGTGCCCGTGCAGTCCGTGCCCGCGCAGATCGCCCCTGCGTCCTCTGTGCCAGCGCAGTCCGTGCCCGCGCCCGCTGTGCCAGTACAGCCCGCTGCTGGTAATTCCCCTGCAGGCCAACCAGGCGCCGATCATTCTGCTGTTCAGCAGTCCGCGGACGCCGGTTCACGGGATTCCATCACCGCTCCCCGGGTGTCCACCAACGACTGGCCTGTTGAAGACCGCCCCGGCGCTGGCCGCCCACAGCAGGCTGCGGCATCACAACAGGCACCAACCCCGCAAGCTGCCGCTCCGGCCCAGGCTCAAGCTCCGGCACAAGCTGCCGCTCCGGCGCCGGCTCCAACTCAAGCTCCGGCACAAGCTGCCGCTCCGGCGCCGGCTCCAACTCAAGCTCCGGCACAAGCTGCCGCTCCGGCGCCGGCTCCAACTCAAGCTCCGGCTCAAGCTGCCGCTTCGGCCCCTGCTCCAACTCCGGGGGCCGGAGGCACGGGAGATGTGGAGGCTTTGCGTCGGGCGTGGCCGGATGTCCTGCAGACCCTGACCAAGATCAAGCGCAGCACGTGGGCGTTGGTGGAACCGAACGCGCAGGTGGCCCAGTTCGATGGCCAGGTACTGACTCTGGCATTCACAACGGGTGGCCTTGCAGGTGCGTTCGGACGCGCAGATCACTCGGAGAACCTTCGGCAAGCGATCCATAAGACCATCGGCATCGACTGCCAGATCGTCGCGGTAGCTGGCGGCAACAGCTCAGCGAGCTCTGAGCCAAACCCAAAAGCACCTACTAGCCGGGAAACTCCGGCTGCTGCGGCACCAACAGGCGCCCCGACGTCGGGTGGTGTTGGATCCCCCGCTACTACAGCAGGTGGCACGCCGGCACCGTCACCAGTCTCAGCGGTCGACTCCGCATGGGGTCTGGCACCAGCGAGCGCACCGGCAGCACAGGCCACCGCGGCCGTAACTGCCCCGGCCCAGGTGGAACGGACAGAGTCGGCACCAGCCAGCCGCGCCCAAGCCAGCCCTGCACCGGCCAGCCCCGCACCAACCCCCGGTGCTGCACCAACCGCCAGTGCTGCTCCAACCCCCAGCGCGACAGCCGCTGAGCCCATTTCCTCGACTCCCCCGGCGCCCGAGCCCCTCCAGCCGTCCGGCGATTACTCGTACTCTGATGACGATTGGGGTCCGCCGCTCGACGAGGATGCACCGCCGCTGGATGAGGAGCCTCCCGCGGACTGGGAGCCACCGTCCGGCTACGGCCGTGGAAACTCACAACCGGCCCCAGCTCCGGCACGCGAAGCAACACCGGCCCAAAGCATCCCCACGCAAGCACCATCTGCTGCCACAGCGCCCCGAGCCTCGAGCAACACCGTGTCCGAGGATCCGTGGTCCCGTGCAGTGGAGCAGGCACCGGGTACATGGGTTGTGGGCACGGAGTCCAACGTTGGTAAGAAACCGGCTGAAGACACCGCACCCGCAGCTCAGACCACCCCGGACTACCAACCAGCCGCAGCTCAGGTGCCAGCACCGACGCAGCCAGCAGACACTGCCCCCGGAGTTTACGGCCACCCCACCAACGCGGAGCAGAACCCAAGCTCCAGCTGGGATGTTGCTCCGGCGTCGAGCTGGCCTGGGACGCAATCCATGCCTGATCCCGCTGGTGGCAGCGAGCCCTCAACAAACAGTTTCACGGCGGGCAGCAGCCCATCGACTGCCCCTGCCCCGGCAACCTGGCCTTCCTTGGCCGTGCAGTCCGAGGAAGCGCACGGTTCGGTTGCCACGCTTGAGGAGGGTGCGCCGTCGGGCAGTCCGAACGGACGCCAGAGCCTGTACCAGCGGTTGACGAACAGCCCTGAAGCCCAGGCGGGCCGTGTTCAGGCGCCGGTGAGGACCCAGGCAGCGCCCGCTGCCGTGACGGAGGACATTCCCAGCCCGGAGGATGAAACCATCGAGGAATCCCGCGTCTTTGGGCGTGCCGCGGTGGAGCGTATTCTGGGCGGAAAGCTGATAGAAGAGCGCGCCTTGGACGGTTCTCCGCTACAACCCCGCTGA
- a CDS encoding LysR family transcriptional regulator encodes MLDVRRLRLLHELKIRGTLAEVADAMQYSPSSVSQQLTLLEKEAGVELLRKAGRRVQLTPQAEILVAHTAALLETLERAETELAASLSMVTGTVRLAVFQSAALALLPDFLSIMRQEYPEVRVEMTQREPETALYETWARDFDLVVAEQYPGHAAPHHSGLDRVTLTSDAIRLATPPVGLGGETVSSLADTAAMPWVMEPRGAASRHWAEQACRSAGFEPDVRYETADLQAQIRLIESGNAVALMPDLVWTGRSRTVQLLDLPSLPKRTVFTSTRTAGRIHPATAACREVLERVAAAHRQSGLGSED; translated from the coding sequence TTGTTGGACGTTCGCAGGCTGCGTTTGCTGCACGAATTGAAGATCCGCGGAACCCTCGCCGAGGTGGCCGATGCCATGCAATACAGCCCTTCCTCGGTCTCCCAGCAGCTGACGTTGCTGGAAAAGGAAGCGGGCGTGGAATTGCTCCGCAAGGCCGGGCGGCGGGTACAGCTGACTCCGCAGGCGGAGATCCTGGTAGCCCACACCGCGGCCCTCCTGGAGACTCTGGAGCGCGCCGAGACCGAGCTCGCGGCTTCTCTGTCCATGGTTACCGGAACCGTCCGGCTCGCAGTGTTCCAATCCGCCGCACTTGCCCTGCTCCCGGACTTCCTCAGCATCATGCGCCAGGAGTACCCGGAGGTCCGGGTGGAGATGACCCAGCGCGAGCCGGAGACTGCCCTGTATGAGACATGGGCGCGGGACTTCGATCTTGTGGTGGCCGAGCAATACCCCGGCCACGCGGCTCCGCACCACAGCGGACTGGACCGCGTCACCCTCACCAGCGATGCCATCCGGCTGGCCACTCCCCCAGTGGGACTCGGCGGGGAAACTGTTTCCTCACTCGCTGACACTGCCGCCATGCCCTGGGTTATGGAACCGCGCGGGGCTGCCTCAAGACATTGGGCTGAGCAGGCGTGCCGTTCGGCGGGCTTCGAGCCGGATGTGCGCTACGAAACCGCGGACCTGCAAGCACAGATCCGGCTCATTGAATCCGGCAACGCAGTGGCCCTCATGCCTGACCTTGTCTGGACCGGCCGCAGCCGCACGGTCCAGCTGCTGGACCTCCCAAGCCTGCCGAAGCGAACCGTCTTCACCTCCACACGCACAGCCGGCCGCATCCACCCCGCAACTGCGGCATGCCGTGAAGTCCTGGAGAGGGTGGCGGCCGCTCATCGTCAGAGCGGGCTTGGCTCGGAGGACTAA